In Besnoitia besnoiti strain Bb-Ger1 chromosome Unknown contig00062, whole genome shotgun sequence, one DNA window encodes the following:
- a CDS encoding uncharacterized protein (encoded by transcript BESB_070020), with product MIAVHHHPTGLLKTAKSVGFQYPTTLRLFHIGYVLGVIYGFLFSLILTARENYYSDASLISSIVLGVIISETGLFISFFWGVYTTSWTTGLDLEGLCLPDPSSLVLFMTIMLSALSIVVSSVYLKNQHLYTSCTNIMTFTLVVAFLMLVCTEYTDRILVGLAPV from the coding sequence atgattgcagtacaccaccaccccactggactgcttaagacagctaaaagtgttggatttcaatatcctactacattaagattattccacatcggttatgttctaggcgtaatatatggattcttgttctcactcatcttaacagcgagagaaaactactactcagatgctagtctaatcagtagcatcgtacttggagttatcatctctgagacaggattatttatcagctttttctggggagtatatactacgagttggactactggtttagatcttgaaggtctttgtttaccggatccaagttctcttgtgcttttcatgaccatcatgttaagtgcattaagtatagtggtatccagcgtatatttgaaaaaccaacatttgtatacaagctgtacgaatatcatgacattcactttggtagtcgccttcttaatgttagtctgtacggaatacacggatcggattcttgttggcctggcacctgtttag
- a CDS encoding uncharacterized protein (encoded by transcript BESB_070110), translated as MSLFIRFELYSSGSRIICTETIATYNVIITIHGLAMIFMFLMPALYGGYGNFFVPIYIGGSEVVFPRTNAISYFLVPLGSVLLTQSICSEFGSGLGWTMYPPLSTSLMVLNPEATDWIIGGLAVLGISSILSSINFLGTCVFMGSNAGAKNYILYIWAIIFTALMLVFTLPILTGGLVMILLDLHVNTEFYDSMYSGDSVLYQHLFWFFGHPEVYILILPAFGVVSQTLSMYAARSVFGGQSMILAMGCISILGSLVWAHHMMTVGLEVDTRAYFSAMTIMIAIPTGTKIFNWLGYLYG; from the coding sequence atgtctttgtttattcgatttgagttatacagttctggatcgcggatcatttgtacagagacgatagctacttataatgtgataataacgatacatggcctagctatgatctttatgttcttaatgcctgctttgtacggaggatatggtaacttctttgtaccaatatatattggtggttcggaagtcgttttcccaagaactaacgcgatctcctattttctagtaccattaggttctgtgttgttaactcaaagtatttgttccgagtttggtagtggtcttggttggacaatgtatcctccactaagtactagcttgatggtgttaaatccagaggcaactgattggattatcggaggtcttgcagtactaggaattagtagtattttaagttctattaacttccttggtacttgcgtcttcatgggttctaatgctggtgctaagaactatattctatatatctgggctatcatatttactgcccttatgttagtcttcactctacctattcttactggtggattagttatgatccttcttgatctacacgtaaacactgaattttatgattctatgtattctggtgatagtgtactttatcaacatctattctggttcttcggacatccagaggtatacattctaattttacctgcttttggtgtagtctcgcagacattatctatgtatgctgctagatctgtcttcggtggacaatctatgatcttagctatgggttgtatttctattctaggttccttagtatgggcacatcatatgatgacagtcggtctagaggtagataccagagcttatttctctgctatgactattatgattgcaattcctaccggtactaagattttcaactggttagggtacctatatggctag
- a CDS encoding uncharacterized protein (encoded by transcript BESB_070030), translating to MSAHYSLVIEQDSTVCSLSTYYLIGLIFLQTAFGLIELSHPDNSIPVNRFVTPLHIVPEWYFLAYYAVLKVIPSKTGGLLVFMSSLINLALLSEIRALNTRMLIRQHFMTRNVVSGWVIIWVYSMIFLIIIGSAIPQATYILYGRLATIVYLTTGLVLCLY from the exons atgtcggctcattactcccttgttattgaacaagattca acagtttgttccctatctacatattatctaattggtttaattttcttacaaacggcttttggtttgattgaattatcgcacccagataactccataccagtgaaccggtttgtaactccgcttcatatcgtacctgaatggtactttttagcatattatgcggtgttaaaagtaatcccatccaaaaccggtggtttgttagtatttatgtcctctctcattaacttagctcttttatctgaaattcgagctttgaatactcgaatgttgatacgacaacattttatgactcgaaatgtagtcagtggatgggtaattatttgggtatacagtatgatcttcttgattattattggtagtgctattccacaagcgacttatatcttatatggtagattagctactatcgtatatcttactaccggattggttctatgcttatactaa
- a CDS encoding uncharacterized protein (encoded by transcript BESB_070040) translates to MTIMLSALSIVVSSVYLKNQHLYTSCTNIMTFTLVVAFLMLVCTEYLGLSLYINDNAFGNGLFILTGIHFSHVIVGAILVFFTQSIYSSLVTYMPTSSIMLSKSKGMLCKIFTEPFTILYLHFVETMWILIHITFYL, encoded by the coding sequence atgaccatcatgttaagtgcattaagtatagtggtatccagcgtatatttgaaaaaccaacatttgtatacaagctgtacgaatatcatgacattcactttggtagtcgccttcttaatgttagtctgtacggaatacttaggactatctctttatattaatgataatgcatttggtaatggacttttcatcttaactggtatacattttagccatgttattgttggagctatccttgtattcttcactcaaagtatctatagttctttagttacttacatgcctacaagctctataatgctaagcaaatctaaaggtatgttatgcaagatctttacagaaccattcactattttatatctacactttgtagaaaccatgtggatattaatccacattacattctatctctaa
- a CDS encoding uncharacterized protein (encoded by transcript BESB_070050) translates to MLHATTASFVFLCILIHMSRGMYNSSYSYLTTAWMSGLVLYLLTIATAFLGYVLPWGQMSFWGATVITNLLSPIPYLVPWLLGGYYVSDVTLKRFFVLHFILPFVGCILIVLHIFYLHLNGSSNPAGIDSALKVAFYPHMLMTDAKCLSYLIGLIFLQTAFGLIELSHPDNSIPVNRFVTPLHIVPEWYFLAYYAVLKVIPSKTGGLLVFMLSTCQ, encoded by the coding sequence atgttgcatgcaacaactgcttctttcgtcttcttgtgtatcttaatacacatgtctcgaggtatgtataactccagctatagttatttaactactgcttggatgtctggtttagttttatatctacttactatagccactgctttcctcggttatgtactaccatggggacagatgagtttctggggtgctacagtcattactaatctcctttctccaataccatatttagtaccttggttactcggtggatactatgtatctgatgtaacattaaaacgattctttgtattgcactttatattaccttttgtaggttgcattctaattgtattacacatcttctatttacatttaaatggttctagtaaccctgcaggtattgattccgcacttaaagtagccttctatcctcatatgttaatgaccgatgctaaatgtctatcctatctaattggtttaattttcttacaaacggcttttggtttgattgaattatcgcacccagataactccataccagtgaaccggtttgtaactccgcttcatatcgtacctgaatggtactttttagcatattatgcggtgttaaaagtaatcccatccaaaaccggtggtttgttagtatttatgttatcaacatgtcaatga
- a CDS encoding uncharacterized protein (encoded by transcript BESB_070120), translating into MSLFRAHLVFYRCALNLNSSYNFGFLVAITFVLQIITGITLAFRYTSEASCAFASVQHLVREVAAGWEFRMLHQQLLLSSSCVS; encoded by the coding sequence atgagtctattccgggcacacctcgtcttttatcggtgtgctctcaatctaaattcatcttataactttggtttcttagttgcaattacctttgtactccaaataattacaggtatcactttagcgttccgatatacttctgaagcatcttgtgcatttgctagtgttcaacatctagttagagaggtagcagcaggatgggaatttaggatgttgcatcaacaactgcttctttcgtcttcttgtgtatcttaa
- a CDS encoding uncharacterized protein (encoded by transcript BESB_070130) — protein MMTVGLEVDTRAYFSAMTIMIAIPTGTKIFNWLGTYMASHTTTRTVDLWAALSFILLFTLGGTTGVVMGNAGMDIALHDTYYIVAHFHFVLSLGAVLATICGFIFYSRDMFGDTVNLFHVNTGASPYLSIWFVVFLGSILLIFIPMHILGFNVMPRRIPDYPDYLCYINTWCSIGSISTIVIILTMLCIKYSGIQRIFEKPTFVYKLYEIS, from the coding sequence atgatgacagtcggtctagaggtagataccagagcttatttctctgctatgactattatgattgcaattcctaccggtactaagattttcaactggttaggtacctatatggctagccatacaactacaagaactgtagatctatgggctgctcttagttttatcctattgtttactctaggtggtactacaggtgtagttatgggtaacgctggtatggatattgccctacatgatacatactatattgtagctcatttccatttcgtattatctcttggtgcagtactagctactatatgtggctttatcttctatagcagagatatgttcggagatactgtaaatctattccatgtaaataccggtgcttctccatatttaagcatctggtttgtagtcttcttaggtagtatcttattaattttcatccctatgcatatacttggtttcaacgttatgccaagaaggataccagattaccctgattatctttgttatattaatacatggtgttcaattggttctatatccacaatagttatcatcttaactatgctctgcattaagtatagtggtatccagcgtatatttgaaaaaccaacatttgtatacaagctgtacgaaatatcatga
- a CDS encoding uncharacterized protein (encoded by transcript BESB_070070), whose translation MSSLINLALLSEIRALNTRMLIRQHFMTRNVVSGWVIIWVYSMIFLIIIGSAIPQATYILYGRLATIVYLTTGLVLCLY comes from the coding sequence atgtcctctctcattaacttagctcttttatctgaaattcgagctttgaatactcgaatgttgatacgacaacattttatgactcgaaatgtagtcagtggatgggtaattatttgggtatacagtatgatcttcttgattattattggtagtgctattccacaagcgacttatatcttatatggtagattagctactatcgtatatcttactaccggattggttctatgcttatactaa
- a CDS encoding uncharacterized protein (encoded by transcript BESB_070080): protein MYPPLSTSLMVLNPEATDWIIGGLAVLGISSILSSINFLGTCVFMGSNAGAKNYILYIWAIIFTALMLVFTLPILTGGLVMILLDLHVNTEFYDSMYSGDSVLYQHLFWFFGHPEVYILILPAFGVVSQTLSMYAARSVFGGQSMILAMGCISILGSLVWAHHMMTVGLEVDTRAYFSAMTIMIAIPTGTKIFNWLGTYMASHTTTRTVDLWAALSFILLFTLGGTTGVVMGNAGMDIALHDTYYIVAHFHFVLSLGAVLATICGFIFYSRDMFGDTVNLFHVNTGASPYLSIWFVVFLGSILLIFIPMHILGFNVMPRRIPDYPDYLCYINTWCSIGSISTIVIILTMLCIKYSGIQRIFEKTNICIQAVRIS from the coding sequence atgtatcctccactaagtactagcttgatggtgttaaatccagaggcaactgattggattatcggaggtcttgcagtactaggaattagtagtattttaagttctattaacttccttggtacttgcgtcttcatgggttctaatgctggtgctaagaactatattctatatatctgggctatcatatttactgcccttatgttagtcttcactctacctattcttactggtggattagttatgatccttcttgatctacacgtaaacactgaattttatgattctatgtattctggtgatagtgtactttatcaacatctattctggttcttcggacatccagaggtatacattctaattttacctgcttttggtgtagtctcgcagacattatctatgtatgctgctagatctgtcttcggtggacaatctatgatcttagctatgggttgtatttctattctaggttccttagtatgggcacatcatatgatgacagtcggtctagaggtagataccagagcttatttctctgctatgactattatgattgcaattcctaccggtactaagattttcaactggttaggtacctatatggctagccatacaactacaagaactgtagatctatgggctgctcttagttttatcctattgtttactctaggtggtactacaggtgtagttatgggtaacgctggtatggatattgccctacatgatacatactatattgtagctcatttccatttcgtattatctcttggtgcagtactagctactatatgtggctttatcttctatagcagagatatgttcggagatactgtaaatctattccatgtaaataccggtgcttctccatatttaagcatctggtttgtagtcttcttaggtagtatcttattaattttcatccctatgcatatacttggtttcaacgttatgccaagaaggataccagattaccctgattatctttgttatattaatacatggtgttcaattggttctatatccacaatagttatcatcttaactatgctctgcattaagtatagtggtatccagcgtatatttgaaaaaaccaacatttgtatacaagctgtacgaatatcatga